One genomic window of Hymenobacter sp. J193 includes the following:
- a CDS encoding alanine dehydrogenase, giving the protein MPEAVPPGFEALAASRAYFTQESMLAVETRKRKLFIGLPRETSLQENRICLTPEAVKHLVEEGHEVVMESGAGEPSKYSDHNYSEAGASIAYTPKEVFQADIVLKVAPPTAEEIDLLRPNQTLISALQFGSLTSEYITGILRKKVNAISFELIKDPSGARPVVRAMSEIAGSTVMLVAAEYLARSNEGKGVILGGITGVPPSQVVILGAGTVAEYAARAATGLGAEVKVFDNHLYKLRRLKQNLGIQLFTSTLDTYTLNQQIRRADVVIGALNAEEGRIPFMVPEDVVASMSPGSVIIDVSIDQGGCFETSEMTSHSKPVYRKYDVVHYCVPNIASRVPRTATNALSNIFTPILQEISQHGGINEVLFTNEHFRSGVYAYKGSLTNSAIAKKFNMRYKELGLMIAVRN; this is encoded by the coding sequence ATGCCCGAAGCAGTACCCCCTGGATTTGAGGCGCTGGCTGCCAGCCGCGCGTACTTCACGCAGGAATCCATGCTGGCCGTGGAAACACGCAAGCGCAAGCTGTTTATCGGGCTGCCCCGCGAAACCTCCTTGCAGGAAAACCGCATCTGCCTCACGCCCGAGGCCGTGAAGCACCTGGTGGAAGAAGGCCACGAGGTGGTGATGGAAAGCGGGGCCGGGGAGCCCAGCAAGTACTCCGACCACAACTACTCCGAGGCCGGCGCCAGCATTGCCTACACGCCCAAGGAAGTGTTTCAGGCCGATATCGTGCTGAAAGTAGCGCCCCCTACGGCCGAGGAAATCGACTTGCTGCGGCCCAACCAGACCCTGATTTCGGCCCTGCAGTTTGGCTCCCTCACCAGCGAGTATATCACCGGTATCCTGCGCAAAAAGGTGAATGCCATCAGCTTTGAGCTGATCAAGGACCCCTCGGGGGCCCGGCCGGTGGTGCGGGCTATGTCGGAAATTGCGGGCTCTACGGTGATGCTGGTGGCCGCCGAGTACCTGGCCCGCTCCAACGAGGGCAAAGGTGTGATTCTGGGTGGTATTACGGGCGTACCGCCCTCCCAGGTAGTTATTTTGGGGGCAGGCACCGTGGCCGAGTACGCCGCCCGCGCGGCTACGGGCCTGGGCGCCGAGGTGAAGGTGTTCGACAATCACCTCTACAAACTGCGTCGCCTCAAGCAAAACCTGGGCATTCAGCTCTTCACCAGCACGCTGGATACCTACACCCTGAACCAGCAGATCCGTCGCGCCGACGTGGTGATTGGGGCGCTGAATGCCGAAGAGGGCCGCATTCCGTTTATGGTGCCGGAGGATGTGGTAGCCAGCATGTCGCCGGGCTCCGTCATCATCGACGTGAGCATCGACCAGGGCGGCTGCTTCGAAACCTCAGAAATGACCAGCCACAGCAAGCCGGTATACCGCAAGTACGACGTGGTGCACTACTGCGTGCCCAACATTGCCTCGCGCGTGCCGCGCACCGCTACCAACGCCCTGAGCAACATCTTCACGCCCATTCTGCAGGAAATCAGCCAGCATGGGGGCATCAACGAGGTGCTGTTCACCAACGAGCATTTCCGTTCCGGCGTGTACGCCTACAAAGGCTCCCTCACCAACTCCGCCATTGCCAAGAAATTCAACATGCGGTACAAGGAGCTGGGCTTGATGATTGCCGTGCGGAATTAA
- a CDS encoding HD domain-containing protein, with the protein MNKKKIFNDPVYGFVTIPTELLFDLIEHSYFQRLRRIQQLGLTMFVYPGALHTRFHHALGAMHLMTLALRTLKDKGVKISAKEGEAAMAAILLHDIGHGPLSHALERSIFHDVHHEQVSLHLMKKLNAQFGGALALAIEIFQGTYHRPFFHQLVSSQLDMDRLDYLNRDSFYTGVQEGRPGADRLIKMLTVVDERLVLEEKAVYSIENFLVSRRLMYWQVYLHKTVTSAEQMVIRIMQRARDLVRAGVAVPASPNLHFFLSRNVTQQEFEADDQILRRFTRLDDTDVWGAVKLWADHPDKVLNYLAQSMLDRHLFKIQLQAEPFEEDFQLGIVELIAEHFQLPPADAAQLMLTGRISNNAYDADGQDTIDVLTKRGRVVNVAEASDLPNIKALGQRVEKHYICYPKEIL; encoded by the coding sequence ATGAACAAAAAGAAAATCTTCAACGACCCTGTGTACGGCTTCGTGACCATTCCCACGGAGCTGTTGTTTGACCTGATTGAGCATTCGTACTTTCAGCGGCTGCGGCGCATTCAGCAGCTGGGGCTTACCATGTTCGTGTACCCAGGGGCCCTGCACACGCGCTTTCACCACGCGCTGGGTGCCATGCACCTGATGACACTGGCGTTGCGCACGCTCAAGGATAAAGGGGTGAAGATTTCGGCCAAGGAAGGCGAGGCCGCCATGGCGGCCATTCTGCTCCACGACATCGGCCACGGCCCCCTCTCCCACGCCCTGGAGCGCAGCATTTTCCACGATGTGCACCACGAGCAGGTGAGTTTGCACCTGATGAAGAAGCTGAACGCGCAGTTTGGCGGGGCCCTGGCATTGGCCATCGAAATCTTCCAGGGCACCTACCACCGGCCGTTTTTCCACCAGCTGGTGAGCAGCCAGCTGGATATGGACCGGCTCGACTACCTCAACCGGGACTCGTTCTACACCGGCGTGCAGGAAGGCCGCCCCGGCGCCGACCGCCTCATCAAGATGCTCACGGTAGTGGACGAGCGGCTGGTGCTGGAGGAAAAAGCGGTGTACAGCATAGAGAACTTTCTGGTGAGCCGCCGCCTGATGTACTGGCAGGTGTACCTGCATAAAACCGTCACGTCGGCCGAACAGATGGTGATTCGGATTATGCAGCGCGCCCGGGATTTGGTGCGGGCTGGCGTGGCGGTGCCGGCTTCGCCCAACCTGCACTTTTTCCTTTCGCGCAACGTCACCCAGCAGGAGTTTGAGGCCGACGACCAGATCCTGCGCCGCTTCACCCGCCTCGACGATACCGACGTGTGGGGAGCGGTAAAGCTTTGGGCCGACCACCCCGACAAAGTGCTGAACTACCTGGCTCAAAGTATGCTCGACCGGCACCTGTTCAAGATTCAGCTGCAGGCCGAGCCGTTTGAGGAAGACTTCCAGCTGGGCATCGTGGAGCTGATTGCCGAGCACTTCCAGCTGCCGCCCGCCGATGCCGCCCAGCTGATGCTTACCGGGCGCATCAGCAACAACGCCTACGATGCCGACGGCCAGGACACCATCGACGTGCTGACCAAGCGCGGCCGGGTAGTGAACGTGGCCGAAGCCTCCGACCTGCCCAACATCAAAGCCCTGGGCCAGCGCGTGGAAAAGCACTACATCTGCTACCCCAAGGAGATACTATGA
- a CDS encoding TonB-dependent receptor: MKTLSFTLLSTLLALAARAQNAPVTGQVRDAQGAAVEFATVTLHRAADTVVVKSEFSDERGAYRLESAAAGRYLVSVAQLGFRRAWTGPLEVAGSPVAAPLITLQTSGATTLKEVTVVGSKPLYERQADRTVVNVEGSTLAAGNTSLDVLRRSPGVTVDGNDNLALRGRQGLLVLIDGKRQPMTGTELADYLRGLPADQLKSIELITNPPAKYDAQGGAGIIAINLKKDQRQGSNGSVQASLGYGRYHKATAGLTLNHRRKHYNVFGSYTFADRRNYSALTINRDFFDYADNTQTLVGKSFQDNESVGHGLSHSWKAGLDYTLSERTTIGTVFNGLALRTDSKGSNFSEQYTAGGELTRRYTSDNRRNGDVPNFSGNVNFRHTFADSLGGHELTADADYARYDTRRDQLLDTRFSFPRDSADRFTSDQQSLLTIQSVKLDYTRPLSKALRLEAGGKVSWVYSDNDLEFRIPATGGDVSQLVRDPLRSNRFRYDENIVAGYFNFNQTLPQWTLQAGLRGEQTNAVGKPEADSLRFSRHYFQLFPSAAVKHTFSDKHELALSLSRRIDRPSYGQLNPFRSYIDVTTYGAGNPELLPQTSYNMELTHTFQQKYSVGLSYAVTSDPIIGTVQPAKDGGRVVVSTSQNLERQYNYSLTITAPVEPAKWWSVYNNAVFYYSRFVGNLAGTALNAGSPAFNLSSNSTFTLGHDWKADLNATYQSKERYGYFLSKPQGELSVGVQKGLWNNKATVKLNATDLLYTNKGRATTSFNNYTERFYQRFESRVVTLSLNYRFGNDKLAPSKRRQGGAEDEKRRAQ; this comes from the coding sequence ATGAAAACCCTTTCATTTACCTTATTGAGCACGTTGCTGGCGCTGGCAGCCCGGGCTCAGAACGCCCCCGTTACCGGTCAGGTGCGTGATGCCCAGGGCGCGGCCGTGGAGTTTGCCACCGTCACCCTGCACCGCGCTGCCGACACGGTGGTGGTGAAATCGGAGTTCAGCGACGAGCGGGGCGCTTACCGGCTGGAGTCGGCTGCGGCCGGCCGCTACCTGGTTTCGGTGGCGCAGCTTGGCTTCCGGCGGGCCTGGACCGGGCCGCTGGAAGTTGCCGGCAGTCCGGTGGCAGCGCCTCTCATCACCCTACAGACCAGCGGGGCTACTACTCTGAAGGAAGTGACGGTGGTAGGCAGCAAGCCGCTGTATGAGCGCCAGGCCGACCGTACGGTGGTAAACGTGGAAGGCAGCACGCTGGCGGCGGGCAATACGAGCCTGGATGTGCTGCGCCGCTCGCCTGGCGTGACGGTGGACGGCAACGACAACCTGGCTTTACGGGGCCGGCAGGGCCTGCTGGTGCTCATCGATGGCAAGCGCCAGCCGATGACGGGCACCGAGCTGGCCGATTACCTGCGTGGGCTGCCGGCCGACCAGCTTAAAAGCATTGAGCTGATAACCAACCCGCCGGCCAAGTACGACGCGCAGGGCGGCGCGGGCATCATTGCCATCAACCTCAAAAAGGACCAGCGCCAGGGCAGCAACGGCTCTGTGCAGGCCAGCCTGGGCTACGGGCGCTACCACAAAGCTACCGCAGGCCTGACGCTGAACCACCGGCGCAAGCATTACAACGTGTTTGGCTCCTACACCTTCGCCGACCGCCGCAACTACAGCGCCCTTACCATCAACCGCGACTTTTTCGACTACGCGGACAACACCCAGACGCTGGTGGGCAAGTCGTTTCAGGACAATGAAAGCGTGGGCCACGGCCTTTCGCACAGCTGGAAAGCCGGGCTGGACTATACGCTTTCGGAGCGCACCACCATCGGGACGGTGTTCAACGGGCTGGCCCTTAGAACCGACAGCAAAGGCTCCAACTTCTCGGAGCAGTACACCGCCGGCGGGGAGCTGACGCGACGCTACACCTCCGACAACCGCCGCAACGGCGACGTGCCCAACTTCTCGGGCAACGTGAACTTCCGGCATACCTTCGCCGACTCGCTGGGAGGCCACGAGCTGACGGCCGATGCCGACTACGCCCGCTACGACACGCGCCGCGACCAGTTGCTGGACACCCGCTTTTCGTTCCCACGCGACTCGGCCGACCGGTTCACCAGCGACCAGCAAAGCCTGCTCACCATTCAATCGGTGAAGCTGGACTACACCCGGCCCCTGAGCAAGGCGCTGCGCCTGGAGGCGGGCGGCAAAGTCAGCTGGGTGTACTCCGACAACGACCTAGAGTTCCGGATTCCGGCCACGGGCGGCGACGTGAGCCAATTGGTACGCGACCCGCTCCGCTCCAACCGCTTCCGCTACGACGAGAATATTGTGGCCGGCTACTTCAACTTCAACCAGACGCTGCCGCAGTGGACGCTGCAGGCCGGCCTGCGCGGGGAGCAAACCAACGCCGTGGGCAAGCCCGAAGCCGATTCGCTGCGCTTCAGCCGGCACTACTTCCAGCTGTTCCCGAGTGCGGCCGTGAAGCACACGTTCTCGGACAAGCACGAGCTGGCCCTGTCGCTGAGCCGGCGCATCGACCGGCCTTCGTACGGGCAGCTGAACCCGTTCCGCTCCTACATCGACGTGACGACTTATGGGGCCGGCAACCCCGAGCTGCTGCCGCAAACCAGCTACAACATGGAGCTAACGCACACCTTTCAGCAGAAATACAGCGTGGGTTTAAGCTACGCTGTCACGTCGGACCCGATTATTGGGACGGTGCAGCCCGCCAAGGACGGGGGCCGGGTGGTGGTTTCGACCAGCCAGAACCTGGAGCGGCAGTACAACTACTCGCTCACGATTACGGCGCCGGTGGAGCCAGCCAAGTGGTGGAGCGTGTACAACAACGCGGTGTTTTACTATAGCCGCTTCGTGGGCAACCTGGCCGGCACTGCGCTGAACGCAGGCAGCCCCGCCTTCAACCTGAGCAGCAACAGCACCTTCACCCTGGGCCACGACTGGAAGGCCGACCTGAACGCCACATACCAATCCAAGGAGCGGTACGGGTACTTTCTCTCCAAGCCGCAGGGCGAACTTTCCGTGGGCGTGCAGAAAGGCTTGTGGAACAACAAAGCCACCGTGAAGCTCAACGCTACCGACTTGCTGTACACCAACAAGGGTCGGGCTACCACGTCCTTCAACAACTACACCGAGCGGTTTTACCAGCGGTTTGAGTCGCGGGTGGTCACATTGTCGCTCAACTACCGCTTCGGCAACGACAAGTTGGCGCCGAGCAAGCGCCGGCAGGGTGGTGCCGAAGACGAAAAGCGCCGGGCGCAGTAA
- the tsaE gene encoding tRNA (adenosine(37)-N6)-threonylcarbamoyltransferase complex ATPase subunit type 1 TsaE yields MQTVEIPDLAALPAAAAQVREALAGHSIVCFEGEMGAGKTTFIKALCASLGVTEEVSSPTFSLVNEYRDARDQPIYHFDFYRLNSAQEALDIGALEYFDSGYLCLIEWPGRIEALLPSDRLLLTLTVTGPSARELIIGN; encoded by the coding sequence ATGCAGACAGTTGAAATTCCTGATTTGGCGGCGCTGCCGGCGGCGGCGGCCCAGGTGCGCGAGGCGCTGGCGGGCCACTCCATCGTATGCTTCGAGGGCGAAATGGGGGCGGGCAAAACCACCTTCATTAAAGCGCTGTGTGCCAGCCTGGGCGTGACGGAAGAGGTAAGCAGCCCCACGTTCTCGCTCGTGAATGAGTACCGCGACGCCCGCGACCAACCCATCTACCACTTCGACTTCTACCGCCTCAACTCTGCCCAGGAGGCCCTGGATATAGGAGCATTGGAGTACTTCGATTCTGGCTATCTTTGCCTGATAGAGTGGCCCGGCCGCATCGAAGCCCTGCTGCCGTCTGATCGGCTACTCCTCACGCTCACCGTCACCGGACCCTCTGCGAGGGAATTAATAATTGGTAATTAA
- a CDS encoding MarR family winged helix-turn-helix transcriptional regulator, whose protein sequence is MLSRIIFYSIDKAIRTYRKLAQTNIDRAGIAITIDQWLVLRVIEEDQGLTQTEIAERVLKDQASVARMIALLLKHGLLASESVAHDARRNRLQVTPQGQATLAAVEPVILRNRAQALQGISDEELATLRRLLERIYLNCST, encoded by the coding sequence ATGCTTTCCCGGATCATCTTCTACTCCATCGATAAGGCCATCCGAACCTACCGGAAGCTGGCCCAGACCAACATCGACCGGGCGGGCATTGCCATTACCATTGATCAGTGGCTGGTGCTGCGCGTGATTGAGGAAGACCAGGGCCTGACCCAGACCGAAATTGCTGAGCGGGTGCTGAAAGATCAGGCCTCCGTGGCCCGCATGATTGCGCTGCTGCTCAAGCACGGGCTGCTGGCCTCCGAGTCGGTGGCTCACGATGCCCGCCGCAACCGGCTGCAAGTGACGCCCCAGGGCCAGGCTACGCTGGCGGCTGTGGAGCCGGTAATTCTGCGCAACCGCGCCCAGGCGCTGCAGGGCATTTCGGACGAGGAGCTGGCTACCCTGCGCCGCCTGCTGGAACGCATATACCTCAACTGCTCTACCTGA
- a CDS encoding four helix bundle protein — protein sequence MFDFRKLRIWQKGQELTLTIYRITRHFPKEELFGLTSQMRRAAASVPHNIAKGCGRQSAPDLLRFLTIAMGSASELASQLLLAQGLEYLSTETAEQLLSDTEKLRRMLTAYYQMVKANLPDQRAT from the coding sequence ATGTTCGATTTTCGCAAGCTGCGTATCTGGCAGAAAGGGCAGGAACTGACGTTGACTATCTACCGCATCACGCGCCATTTTCCCAAAGAAGAATTGTTTGGCCTGACCAGTCAGATGCGGCGCGCGGCGGCTTCGGTGCCCCACAACATTGCCAAAGGCTGCGGGCGACAATCAGCGCCCGACCTGCTGCGCTTTCTGACTATTGCCATGGGCTCGGCCAGCGAGCTGGCTTCACAGTTGCTCCTGGCCCAAGGGCTGGAGTATCTATCAACGGAAACCGCTGAACAATTATTGTCCGACACCGAAAAGCTGCGCCGTATGCTGACTGCCTACTATCAGATGGTAAAAGCCAACCTACCCGACCAGCGCGCCACGTAG
- a CDS encoding pyridoxal phosphate-dependent aminotransferase has product MQVSRMAGSLIGSEIIKIGNEVNDMIRRGEQICNLTIGDFDPGIFPIPDELAAEITQAYAAHNTNYPPANGVAELRQSVSQFLADRLGLQYSPNDILVAGGSRPLIYATYLALIDPGDKVVFPVPSWNNNHYCHLSGAEGLMVTTTPENNFMPSAADVAPHLAGATLLALCSPLNPTGTVFTKVDLEEICDLVIAENQRRGPDEKPLYIMYDQIYWLLTFGNTEHYDPVNLRPELRDYVIYIDGISKCLAATGVRVGYAFGPSVIIDKMKAILGHVGAWAPKAEQVATAAYLPHQTDVDHFLTDFRHRVQASLNALYQGLTELRRQGYPVQAVVPMGAIYLTIKLDVLGKTTPAGQQLTSTKELTSYLISEARLALVPFSAFGSEHSEPWFRASVGGASLESIQAALPRLRAALDALR; this is encoded by the coding sequence ATGCAAGTTTCCCGGATGGCGGGCAGCCTCATTGGCTCCGAAATCATCAAAATTGGCAATGAAGTAAACGACATGATCCGCCGGGGGGAGCAGATCTGTAACCTCACCATCGGCGACTTCGACCCCGGCATCTTCCCGATTCCCGACGAGCTGGCCGCGGAAATCACCCAGGCCTACGCGGCGCACAACACCAACTACCCGCCCGCCAATGGCGTGGCCGAGCTGCGCCAGAGCGTAAGCCAGTTCCTGGCCGACCGCCTGGGCCTGCAGTACTCGCCCAATGACATCCTGGTGGCCGGCGGCTCCCGCCCGCTCATCTACGCTACCTACCTGGCCCTCATCGACCCCGGCGACAAAGTGGTGTTCCCGGTGCCCTCCTGGAACAACAACCACTACTGCCACCTTTCCGGCGCCGAGGGACTGATGGTGACCACCACGCCCGAAAACAACTTTATGCCCTCGGCTGCCGACGTGGCACCCCACCTGGCCGGAGCTACGCTGCTGGCGCTCTGCTCCCCGCTCAACCCTACCGGCACCGTCTTCACCAAGGTTGATCTGGAGGAAATCTGCGACCTGGTCATTGCCGAAAACCAGCGCCGCGGCCCCGACGAAAAGCCGCTGTACATCATGTACGACCAGATTTACTGGCTGCTGACCTTCGGCAACACCGAGCACTACGACCCGGTGAACCTGCGCCCCGAGCTGCGCGACTACGTTATCTACATCGACGGCATTTCCAAGTGCCTGGCCGCTACCGGCGTGCGCGTGGGCTACGCGTTTGGCCCCAGCGTCATCATCGATAAGATGAAAGCCATCCTGGGCCACGTGGGGGCCTGGGCGCCCAAAGCCGAGCAGGTTGCCACCGCCGCCTACCTGCCCCACCAAACCGACGTCGACCATTTCCTCACTGATTTCCGCCACCGCGTGCAGGCCAGCCTCAACGCCCTTTACCAGGGCCTCACGGAGCTGCGCCGGCAGGGCTACCCCGTTCAGGCCGTCGTGCCGATGGGCGCAATTTACCTGACCATCAAGCTGGACGTGCTGGGCAAAACCACGCCCGCCGGCCAGCAACTCACTTCCACGAAAGAGCTAACGTCCTACCTTATCAGTGAGGCGCGGCTGGCCCTGGTGCCCTTCAGCGCCTTCGGCTCGGAGCACTCCGAGCCCTGGTTCCGGGCCTCCGTGGGTGGCGCCTCCCTGGAGTCTATCCAGGCGGCCCTGCCCCGCCTGCGGGCCGCCCTGGACGCCCTACGGTAA
- a CDS encoding PglZ domain-containing protein: MQYSILWADDEIDLLKPHILFLKEKGYDVTGVNSGADAIEEIQEKTYDIVFLDENMPGLTGLETLTEIKAVRPTVPVVMITKSEEEHIMESAIGAKIADYLIKPVNPNQILLSVKRVLDNKRLISEATNSGYQRDFRQLGMQLSDRLSPSEWADVYKKLVYWELEINETEGKSMAEVFNMQKDEANTYFGRFITENYEDWVNGDDKDAPLMSHELFQKRVFPLLKETGDQPVYFVLIDNLRYDQWKVLEPIIAELFTVDSEETYYSILPTTTAYARNAIFSGMMPGEIQKKYPNLWVWDDDDEGKNLHEAEFMEIMFQKANQKHKFSYNKVTNLQAGKDLLGKMSNLHNNYKCNVIVYNFVDMLSHARTDMAMIRELAADESAYRSITRSWFLHSPLYEMLQVIAEKKGKLIITTDHGTIRVRRPYKIVGDRNTNTNLRYKHGKNLGFDDSRDVYTVRKPERVFLPRENVSTAYVFTVGDYFFAYPNNYNYYVNYYKDTFQHGGISLEECIIPYVTLSPRG; encoded by the coding sequence ATGCAATACTCCATTCTCTGGGCCGACGACGAAATCGACCTGCTGAAACCCCACATTCTCTTTCTCAAGGAAAAAGGCTACGACGTGACGGGCGTCAACTCCGGCGCCGATGCCATTGAGGAAATCCAGGAGAAAACCTACGATATCGTATTTCTGGACGAGAACATGCCCGGCCTTACGGGCCTCGAAACCCTCACCGAAATCAAAGCCGTGCGGCCCACCGTGCCCGTGGTCATGATTACCAAGAGCGAGGAAGAGCACATCATGGAGTCGGCCATCGGCGCCAAAATTGCCGATTACCTCATCAAGCCCGTTAACCCCAACCAGATTCTGCTGTCGGTGAAGCGGGTGCTCGACAATAAGCGCCTCATCAGCGAAGCCACCAACTCCGGCTACCAGCGCGACTTCCGCCAGCTGGGCATGCAGCTTTCCGACCGCCTCTCGCCCTCAGAGTGGGCCGACGTGTACAAGAAGCTGGTGTACTGGGAGCTGGAAATCAACGAGACGGAAGGCAAGAGCATGGCTGAGGTCTTCAATATGCAGAAGGATGAGGCCAACACGTACTTCGGCCGCTTCATCACCGAGAACTACGAGGACTGGGTGAACGGCGACGACAAGGACGCTCCGCTCATGTCGCACGAGCTGTTCCAGAAGCGCGTATTCCCGCTGCTCAAGGAAACCGGCGACCAGCCCGTGTACTTCGTGCTTATCGACAACCTGCGCTACGACCAGTGGAAGGTGCTCGAGCCCATCATTGCCGAGCTGTTCACTGTCGACTCCGAGGAAACCTACTACAGCATTCTGCCCACTACCACGGCCTACGCCCGCAACGCCATCTTCTCGGGCATGATGCCGGGCGAAATTCAGAAGAAATACCCCAACCTGTGGGTGTGGGACGACGACGACGAGGGCAAGAACCTACACGAGGCCGAGTTCATGGAAATCATGTTCCAGAAGGCCAACCAGAAGCACAAGTTCAGCTACAACAAGGTGACCAACCTGCAGGCGGGCAAGGACCTGCTGGGCAAAATGAGCAACCTGCACAACAACTACAAGTGCAACGTCATCGTCTACAACTTCGTGGACATGCTTTCCCACGCCCGCACTGACATGGCCATGATCCGGGAGCTGGCGGCCGATGAGTCGGCGTACCGCAGCATCACCCGCTCGTGGTTTCTGCACTCGCCCTTGTATGAGATGTTGCAGGTTATTGCCGAGAAGAAAGGCAAGCTCATCATCACCACCGACCACGGCACCATTCGGGTGCGCCGCCCCTACAAGATTGTGGGCGACCGGAACACCAACACCAACCTGCGCTACAAGCACGGCAAAAACCTGGGCTTCGACGACTCCCGCGACGTGTACACCGTACGCAAGCCGGAGCGCGTATTCCTGCCCCGCGAAAACGTGAGCACGGCCTACGTCTTCACCGTCGGCGACTATTTCTTCGCCTACCCCAACAACTACAACTACTACGTGAACTACTACAAGGACACGTTCCAGCACGGCGGTATCTCCCTGGAAGAGTGCATCATCCCGTACGTGACGCTGAGCCCGCGGGGGTAA
- the lpxD gene encoding UDP-3-O-(3-hydroxymyristoyl)glucosamine N-acyltransferase yields MEFTVAQVAEVLHGTVEGDAALRIDRLAKIEEAQAGAITFLANPKYEPQLYTTHATAIIVSRTLELRQPVAATLIRVDDPYSCFTALLEFYQQNARTGRRGVEEPAFLGPGSTIGDNHFRGAFSYIGESCVIGRDVLIFPNATIGDRCRIGDGTVIYAGAKIYADTVIGARCVVHAGAVIGSDGFGFAPQPDGSYRPIPQIGNVVLEDNVSIGANATIDCATLGSTIIREGSKIDNLVQIAHNVEIGRHTVVASQTGISGSTKIGDFCVLAGQAGLAGHLTLANRTTVTAQSGVGKSIKEEGVLLQGSPAFALRDSLRANAIFRHLPELERRVTALERNQTEQEKP; encoded by the coding sequence ATGGAATTTACGGTAGCCCAGGTAGCGGAAGTATTGCACGGCACAGTCGAAGGCGACGCCGCGCTACGCATTGATCGGCTGGCAAAAATCGAAGAGGCCCAGGCGGGCGCCATTACGTTTCTGGCCAACCCCAAGTACGAGCCCCAGCTTTATACCACCCACGCCACGGCCATAATTGTGAGCCGCACGCTGGAGCTGCGCCAGCCGGTGGCGGCCACGCTTATCCGCGTAGACGACCCTTACTCCTGCTTTACGGCTTTGCTGGAATTCTACCAGCAGAATGCCCGCACTGGCCGGCGCGGGGTGGAAGAGCCCGCCTTTCTGGGCCCCGGCTCCACCATCGGCGACAACCACTTCCGCGGTGCCTTCTCCTACATCGGGGAGAGCTGCGTGATTGGCCGCGACGTGCTGATTTTCCCCAACGCCACCATCGGCGACCGGTGCCGCATCGGCGACGGTACCGTGATTTACGCCGGCGCCAAGATTTACGCCGATACGGTGATTGGGGCCCGCTGCGTGGTGCACGCCGGCGCTGTTATCGGCTCCGATGGGTTCGGCTTTGCCCCCCAGCCTGATGGCTCCTACCGCCCCATTCCGCAGATTGGCAACGTGGTGCTGGAAGACAACGTGAGCATCGGCGCCAATGCCACCATCGACTGCGCGACGCTGGGCTCCACCATCATCCGGGAAGGCAGCAAAATCGATAACCTGGTGCAGATTGCCCACAACGTGGAAATCGGGCGTCACACCGTAGTAGCTTCGCAAACCGGCATTTCGGGCTCCACCAAAATCGGGGACTTCTGCGTGCTGGCCGGGCAGGCCGGGCTGGCCGGACACCTCACGCTGGCGAACCGCACCACCGTCACGGCCCAGTCGGGCGTGGGCAAGTCCATCAAGGAGGAAGGGGTATTGCTGCAAGGCTCCCCAGCCTTCGCCCTGCGCGACAGTCTGCGGGCCAACGCCATCTTCCGGCACCTGCCCGAACTGGAGCGCCGCGTCACCGCGCTGGAGCGCAACCAAACCGAACAGGAAAAGCCCTAG